The Micromonospora sp. NBC_00421 genome contains a region encoding:
- a CDS encoding dihydrodipicolinate synthase family protein — protein sequence MTAVRLPDGSTHRLRGSAGHDRPTGPSTSRVAYAAAHVVADPRAENVPGAPAAVDWEGTLAFRHHLWSYGLGVAEAMDTAQRGAGLDHPATRELIRRSAAEARAVGGRIVAGVATDQLPPGPATLPQVTRAYAEQLADVCAAGARPVLMCSRHLAAAATAPDDYLRVYDELLAAADQPVVLHWLGDMFDPALAGYWGSTDLDEATETVLHLIKGHQGKVDGIKVSLLDAGREVALRRRLPAGVRLYTGDDFHYPELIRGDAQGHSDALLGVFAAIAPAAATALAALDAGDLDRYDAVFAPTLPLARHLFAAPTWFYKTGIVFLAWLAGHQEHFTMLAGQQSGRSPAHLARLLVLADDAGLLPDAELAAARARAYLTVAGVTQ from the coding sequence GTGACCGCCGTCCGACTGCCCGACGGCAGCACCCACCGGCTGCGCGGCAGCGCCGGCCACGACCGCCCCACCGGCCCGTCCACCAGCCGGGTGGCGTACGCCGCCGCGCACGTCGTCGCCGACCCCCGGGCGGAGAACGTCCCCGGTGCCCCGGCCGCCGTCGACTGGGAGGGCACGCTCGCCTTCCGGCACCACCTCTGGTCGTACGGGCTGGGGGTGGCCGAGGCGATGGACACCGCCCAGCGCGGCGCGGGCCTGGACCACCCGGCCACCCGGGAGCTGATCCGGCGCAGCGCCGCCGAGGCCCGCGCGGTCGGCGGCCGGATCGTCGCCGGGGTCGCCACCGACCAGCTCCCACCCGGGCCGGCGACGCTGCCCCAGGTGACCCGGGCGTACGCCGAACAGCTCGCCGACGTCTGCGCCGCAGGCGCCCGACCGGTGCTGATGTGCAGCCGTCACCTGGCCGCCGCCGCCACCGCCCCCGACGACTACCTGCGGGTCTACGACGAACTGCTCGCCGCCGCCGACCAGCCGGTGGTGCTGCACTGGCTCGGTGACATGTTCGACCCGGCGCTGGCCGGTTACTGGGGCTCGACCGACCTGGACGAGGCCACCGAGACGGTGCTGCACCTGATCAAGGGGCACCAGGGGAAGGTCGACGGGATCAAGGTGTCCCTGCTCGACGCGGGGCGGGAGGTCGCGCTGCGCCGCCGCCTGCCCGCCGGGGTACGCCTCTACACCGGCGACGACTTCCACTACCCGGAGCTGATCCGGGGTGACGCACAGGGCCACTCCGACGCGCTGCTCGGCGTCTTCGCCGCCATCGCGCCGGCCGCCGCCACCGCGCTCGCCGCCCTCGACGCCGGTGACCTGGACCGGTACGACGCGGTGTTCGCCCCGACCCTGCCCCTGGCCCGGCACCTGTTCGCTGCGCCGACCTGGTTCTACAAGACCGGCATCGTGTTCCTGGCCTGGCTGGCCGGGCACCAGGAGCACTTCACCATGCTGGCCGGGCAGCAGTCCGGCCGGTCCCCGGCCCACCTGGCCCGGCTGCTCGTCCTCGCCGACGATGCCGGGCTGCTCCCCGACGCGGAGTTGGCCGCCGCGCGGGCACGGGCGTATCTCACCGTGGCCGGGGTGAC
- a CDS encoding Gfo/Idh/MocA family protein, with the protein MTRRSIGIIVNGVTGRMGYRQHLVRSLLALREQGGLALADGTRVWPEPILVGRDETRLRAVAERHGLTDWTTDLAAALARDDAEIYFDAQVTQQREKAIRQAIEAGKHIYTEKPLAESSAAALELVRAADAAGIRTGVVQDKLFLPGLRKLKRLIDGGFFGRILSVRGEFGYWVFEGDWQPAQRPSWNYRTEDGGGIVMDMFPHWQYVLEELFAPVRAVTCVAATHIPQRVDEAGRPYPATADDAAYGIFELDGGVVAALNSSWATRVHRDELVEFQVDGTEGSAVAGLRRCRAQHRAVTPKPVWNPDLPATEDFRAQWTEVPDNEEFDNGFKVQWEAFLRHVVTGTPFAWDFLAGARGVQLAELGLRSAREGRRVEVPELSR; encoded by the coding sequence ATGACCCGAAGGTCGATCGGCATCATCGTCAACGGCGTCACCGGTCGGATGGGCTACCGCCAGCACCTGGTCCGCTCCCTGCTCGCCCTCCGCGAGCAGGGCGGCCTGGCGTTGGCCGACGGCACCCGGGTCTGGCCCGAGCCGATCCTCGTCGGCCGGGACGAGACCCGGCTGCGGGCGGTCGCGGAACGGCACGGCCTCACCGACTGGACCACCGACCTCGCCGCCGCCCTCGCCCGCGACGACGCGGAGATCTACTTCGACGCCCAGGTGACCCAGCAACGGGAGAAGGCGATCCGCCAGGCCATCGAGGCCGGCAAGCACATCTACACCGAGAAGCCGCTCGCCGAGTCCAGCGCTGCCGCGTTGGAGCTGGTCCGGGCCGCCGACGCCGCCGGCATCCGCACCGGTGTCGTCCAGGACAAGCTCTTCCTCCCCGGGCTGCGCAAGCTCAAGCGGCTGATCGACGGCGGCTTCTTCGGCCGCATCCTGTCCGTCCGCGGCGAGTTCGGCTACTGGGTCTTCGAGGGCGACTGGCAGCCCGCCCAACGGCCCTCGTGGAACTACCGCACCGAGGACGGCGGCGGCATCGTGATGGACATGTTCCCGCACTGGCAGTACGTGCTCGAGGAGCTGTTCGCCCCGGTCCGGGCGGTCACCTGCGTGGCCGCCACCCACATCCCCCAGCGGGTCGACGAGGCCGGCCGGCCCTACCCGGCCACCGCCGACGACGCGGCCTACGGCATCTTCGAACTCGACGGCGGGGTGGTCGCCGCGCTCAACTCGTCCTGGGCCACCCGGGTGCACCGCGACGAACTCGTCGAGTTCCAGGTCGACGGCACCGAGGGCAGCGCCGTCGCCGGGCTGCGCCGCTGCCGCGCCCAGCACCGGGCGGTAACCCCCAAGCCGGTCTGGAACCCCGACCTGCCCGCCACCGAGGACTTCCGGGCACAGTGGACCGAGGTGCCCGACAACGAGGAGTTCGACAACGGCTTCAAGGTGCAGTGGGAGGCGTTCCTGCGGCACGTCGTCACCGGCACCCCGTTCGCCTGGGACTTCCTGGCCGGGGCGCGCGGCGTGCAGCTCGCCGAGCTGGGGCTGCGCTCGGCCCGGGAGGGCCGCCGGGTCGAGGTGCCGGAGCTGTCCCGGTGA
- a CDS encoding PmoA family protein: MTGHPHPTPTRTDPDPHHVDPDPIGSVPQPAGPGPQPVESGPAGPGDDDPALHVGDVEVARYVVRPELAPKHGPRPYLHPVRTLAGTPVTDALPADHVWHLGASLAVQDVDGTNLWGGRTYVRGTGYTWRDDHGMIAHTQWRERTRDRLAHVLQWRDRAGGVLLTEHRRLAATPVTADAWALDVDYTLTAPATRDVHLGSPATNGRPGGAGYGGFFWRAVADGEPTAFTMDADGEQAANGSTARWVALTCVAPGGGAYTLVFTGLGLGDRWFVRTAMYPGVCVAFAFDRPAVVPAGGRRTGQHRVLVADGVHDRAGVTALLAAAEPG; this comes from the coding sequence GTGACCGGTCACCCCCACCCCACCCCGACCCGCACCGACCCCGACCCGCACCACGTCGACCCGGATCCGATCGGGTCGGTCCCCCAGCCGGCCGGGCCCGGTCCGCAGCCGGTCGAGTCCGGCCCCGCCGGGCCGGGCGACGACGACCCCGCACTGCACGTCGGCGACGTCGAGGTGGCCCGGTACGTGGTCCGTCCCGAGCTGGCCCCCAAGCACGGCCCCCGGCCCTACCTGCACCCGGTCCGGACGCTTGCCGGCACCCCGGTCACCGACGCGCTCCCCGCCGACCACGTCTGGCACCTCGGGGCGTCGCTTGCCGTGCAGGACGTCGACGGCACCAACCTGTGGGGTGGCCGGACGTACGTGCGGGGCACCGGTTACACCTGGCGCGACGACCACGGGATGATCGCGCACACGCAGTGGCGCGAGCGCACCCGGGACCGGTTGGCGCACGTGTTGCAGTGGCGCGACCGCGCCGGCGGGGTGCTGCTCACCGAGCACCGCCGGCTCGCCGCGACCCCGGTGACGGCGGACGCCTGGGCACTCGACGTCGACTACACCCTCACCGCCCCGGCGACGCGGGACGTCCACCTGGGCAGCCCGGCCACCAACGGCCGACCCGGCGGGGCCGGTTACGGTGGCTTCTTCTGGCGGGCGGTCGCCGACGGTGAGCCGACCGCGTTCACCATGGACGCCGACGGTGAGCAGGCGGCCAACGGCAGCACCGCCCGCTGGGTCGCGCTGACCTGTGTCGCGCCGGGCGGTGGGGCGTACACCCTGGTCTTCACCGGGCTGGGGCTCGGCGACAGGTGGTTCGTGCGGACGGCGATGTACCCGGGTGTCTGTGTGGCCTTCGCCTTCGACCGGCCGGCCGTGGTGCCCGCCGGTGGGCGGCGGACCGGGCAGCACCGGGTGCTTGTCGCCGACGGGGTGCACGACCGGGCCGGCGTGACCGCCCTGCTCGCCGCCGCGGAGCCGGGGTGA
- a CDS encoding bifunctional 4-hydroxy-2-oxoglutarate aldolase/2-dehydro-3-deoxy-phosphogluconate aldolase — protein sequence MTAHDFAPLFGTARVMVILRDLPPTETVRLAERAWDLGIDVVEVPIRTPDATLSLRAAVEAGKDRGRRVGAGTVRTPAQVRQAASAGAAFTVAPGLDLAVADAAVSYGIPHLPGVATPTEAQLALDHGLIWLKAFPAVSLGPQWFKAVAGPLPELRFVATGGIDAGNAADFLAAGVRVVAVGSALSDPRQIDRLAELATTPA from the coding sequence ATGACCGCGCACGACTTCGCACCCCTGTTCGGCACCGCGCGGGTGATGGTGATCCTGCGCGACCTGCCCCCGACGGAGACCGTCCGGCTCGCCGAACGGGCCTGGGACCTCGGCATCGACGTGGTCGAGGTGCCGATCCGTACCCCGGACGCCACGCTCTCCCTGCGGGCGGCGGTGGAGGCCGGCAAGGACCGGGGCCGGCGGGTGGGGGCCGGCACGGTGCGGACCCCTGCCCAGGTACGGCAGGCCGCCAGCGCCGGGGCGGCCTTCACCGTCGCCCCCGGGCTGGACCTGGCGGTGGCCGACGCGGCGGTCAGCTACGGCATCCCGCACCTGCCCGGGGTGGCCACCCCCACCGAGGCACAGCTCGCGCTCGACCACGGGCTGATCTGGCTCAAGGCTTTCCCGGCGGTCAGTCTCGGTCCACAGTGGTTCAAGGCGGTCGCCGGTCCGCTGCCGGAGTTGCGGTTCGTGGCCACCGGGGGGATCGACGCGGGCAACGCCGCCGACTTCCTCGCCGCCGGGGTACGGGTGGTGGCGGTGGGTTCGGCGCTGTCCGACCCCCGGCAGATCGACCGCCTCGCCGAGTTGGCGACCACCCCGGCCTGA
- a CDS encoding LacI family DNA-binding transcriptional regulator encodes MPATIRDVARASGVHISTVSRTFSAPHLVNPETRVRVLACAEDLGYRPNRAARALITGRTHNIGLIIADIANPFFPPLIKAAEGQARHRDYHVFVADTNEDPAAEEELVHALAKQVDGVLLCSPRMSNALIEQVSREVPVVVINRQVTGLPCVMMDVGQGARTAIEHLLGLGHRQLALLGGPRGSWTNQQMRRAAGAAARTGGAELTVLGPNPPTETGGSALAEQVRDSGVTAVLAYNDLMAIGLIEGLDHLGIRVPRDVSVVGVDDIALSRLTRPKLTTVATPTAAAGRTAVDMLLQHDSEPRPRGGGRAAAVGDRRTTAQVMLQTELVIRDSTGPVPGRSRPGSVPDGPGPHRLADPGGPTVTTGGVVAS; translated from the coding sequence GTGCCAGCCACCATCCGCGACGTCGCGCGGGCCTCGGGCGTGCACATCTCCACGGTGTCCCGCACCTTCTCGGCACCCCACCTGGTCAACCCGGAGACCCGGGTCCGGGTGCTGGCCTGCGCCGAGGACCTCGGCTACCGACCCAACCGGGCCGCCCGCGCCCTGATCACCGGCCGGACCCACAACATCGGCCTGATCATCGCGGACATCGCCAACCCGTTCTTCCCGCCGCTGATCAAGGCGGCCGAGGGGCAGGCCCGGCACCGCGACTACCACGTCTTCGTGGCCGACACCAACGAGGACCCGGCCGCCGAGGAGGAGCTGGTCCACGCGCTGGCCAAGCAGGTCGACGGGGTGCTGCTGTGCAGCCCTCGGATGAGCAACGCCCTGATCGAGCAGGTCAGCCGGGAGGTCCCGGTGGTGGTGATAAACCGCCAGGTGACCGGCCTGCCCTGCGTGATGATGGACGTCGGCCAGGGGGCCCGCACCGCGATCGAGCACCTGCTCGGCCTCGGCCACCGGCAGCTCGCCCTGCTCGGCGGCCCGCGCGGCTCCTGGACCAACCAGCAGATGCGCCGGGCGGCCGGGGCCGCCGCCCGCACCGGCGGGGCCGAGCTGACCGTGCTCGGGCCGAACCCGCCCACCGAGACCGGCGGCAGCGCGCTTGCCGAACAGGTGCGCGACAGCGGCGTCACCGCCGTACTCGCCTACAACGACCTGATGGCGATCGGGCTGATCGAGGGGCTCGACCACCTCGGGATCCGGGTGCCCCGGGACGTCAGCGTGGTCGGGGTCGACGACATCGCGCTGAGCCGACTCACCCGCCCCAAGTTGACGACGGTGGCCACGCCGACCGCGGCCGCCGGCCGGACGGCCGTCGACATGCTGCTGCAGCACGACTCCGAACCCCGCCCACGCGGCGGGGGACGGGCAGCGGCCGTCGGTGACCGTCGCACCACCGCACAGGTAATGCTCCAGACCGAACTGGTCATTCGCGACTCGACCGGACCCGTACCCGGTCGATCCCGTCCCGGCTCCGTTCCGGATGGCCCGGGCCCGCATCGCCTTGCGGACCCGGGCGGCCCGACCGTGACCACCGGTGGCGTCGTCGCCTCCTAA
- a CDS encoding carbohydrate ABC transporter permease, with product MVAVTSTTRRTGRRRPGGRQAVRLLILIAIVAVVLYPLLWMLGTSVKSQEEIVNNIGLLPETFTPGNYTAGWGNFDLSFGTFFLNSAMVSLLTVAGNAVSCLLAAYAFARLRFRLRGIWFAVMIGTLLLPGHVLIVPQYILFRSLGLVGGEWPYLPLLIPQFLATEAFFVFLMVQFMRGIPRELDEAAKIDGASPYGIFRHVILPLSRPALVTTAIFSFIWTWNDFFRQLVFLSSLDDYTVPVALTLFIDSTSQSAVGPMFAMSVLSLLPVFLFFLAFQRMLVEGINTSGLKG from the coding sequence ATGGTGGCGGTGACCTCGACGACGCGTCGCACCGGCCGCCGCCGGCCTGGTGGCCGGCAGGCGGTGCGGTTGCTGATCCTGATCGCGATCGTGGCGGTGGTGCTCTATCCGCTGCTGTGGATGCTGGGCACCTCGGTCAAGTCGCAGGAAGAGATCGTCAACAACATCGGCCTGCTGCCCGAGACGTTCACCCCGGGCAACTACACCGCCGGCTGGGGCAACTTCGACCTCAGCTTCGGCACGTTCTTCCTCAACAGCGCCATGGTCAGCCTGCTGACCGTGGCCGGCAACGCGGTCTCCTGCCTGCTCGCCGCGTACGCCTTCGCCAGGTTGCGGTTCCGGCTGCGGGGGATCTGGTTCGCCGTGATGATCGGCACCCTGCTGCTCCCCGGCCACGTGCTGATCGTGCCGCAGTACATCCTCTTCCGCAGCCTCGGCCTGGTCGGCGGGGAGTGGCCCTACCTGCCGCTGCTCATCCCGCAGTTCCTGGCCACCGAGGCGTTCTTCGTGTTCCTGATGGTGCAGTTCATGCGGGGCATCCCGCGCGAGCTGGACGAGGCCGCCAAGATCGACGGCGCCAGCCCGTACGGCATCTTCCGGCACGTCATCCTGCCGCTGAGCCGGCCGGCGCTGGTCACCACCGCGATCTTCTCGTTCATCTGGACCTGGAACGACTTCTTCCGGCAACTGGTCTTCCTGTCCAGCCTGGACGACTACACGGTGCCTGTCGCGCTGACCCTGTTCATCGACTCCACCAGTCAGAGCGCGGTCGGCCCGATGTTCGCCATGTCGGTGCTGTCCCTGCTGCCGGTCTTCCTGTTCTTCCTGGCCTTCCAGCGGATGCTGGTCGAGGGGATCAACACCAGCGGGTTGAAGGGATGA
- a CDS encoding sugar kinase yields MTADRPSGAESPPGGPVPAGPEVATVGESMVVLSPDPTGPLEAADRLGVSVGGAESNVASALAGLGHRTAWVSRVGDDPFGRRVRRHVGATGVDTSLVTVDPTAPTGVYLKDPAPGGTAVHYYRSGSAASRLDPGVLDDPRLAGVRLLHLSGVTAALSPSCAALVRRAITDRPLPVARVTFDVNHRARLWSAEDAAPVLRGLADAADVVLVGLDEAHTLWGVTDPTAVRDLLPGPDLVVVKDADVGVTALPRSGPTVFVPALRVPVHEPVGAGDAFAAGCLSGLLRGLDLDRCLRLGHLCAAPTLTVAGDTAPPPRRALADRLLALPAPEWAGLDLVDAGLLTTPATGRNG; encoded by the coding sequence GTGACCGCCGACCGGCCGTCCGGCGCGGAGTCGCCCCCCGGTGGGCCCGTGCCGGCCGGACCCGAGGTGGCCACCGTCGGCGAGTCGATGGTGGTGCTCAGCCCGGATCCGACCGGGCCGCTGGAGGCCGCCGACCGGTTGGGCGTCTCGGTCGGCGGGGCGGAGTCCAACGTGGCCTCCGCACTCGCCGGGCTCGGCCACCGGACCGCCTGGGTGAGCCGGGTCGGCGACGACCCGTTCGGCAGGCGGGTGCGGCGGCACGTCGGCGCCACCGGCGTGGACACCAGCCTGGTCACCGTCGACCCGACCGCGCCGACCGGTGTCTATCTCAAGGACCCGGCACCGGGCGGCACCGCCGTGCACTACTACCGGTCCGGCTCAGCGGCCTCCCGCCTCGACCCCGGGGTGCTCGACGACCCGAGGCTGGCCGGGGTCCGGCTGCTGCACCTGTCCGGGGTGACCGCCGCCCTCTCACCGTCCTGTGCGGCCCTGGTCCGCCGGGCGATCACCGACCGACCGCTGCCCGTCGCCCGGGTCACCTTCGACGTCAACCACCGGGCCCGGCTCTGGTCGGCCGAGGACGCCGCACCGGTGCTGCGCGGGCTCGCCGACGCGGCCGACGTGGTCCTCGTCGGGCTGGACGAGGCGCACACCCTGTGGGGGGTCACCGACCCGACCGCCGTGCGCGACCTGCTGCCCGGCCCGGACCTGGTGGTGGTCAAGGACGCCGACGTCGGGGTCACCGCGCTGCCGCGCAGCGGGCCGACCGTCTTCGTCCCCGCGCTGCGGGTGCCGGTGCACGAGCCGGTGGGTGCCGGTGACGCCTTCGCCGCCGGCTGCCTGTCGGGGCTGCTGCGCGGCCTCGACCTGGACCGCTGCCTGCGGCTCGGGCACCTCTGCGCGGCCCCCACCCTGACCGTCGCGGGAGACACCGCTCCGCCGCCGCGACGGGCGCTGGCCGACCGGCTCCTCGCCCTGCCGGCACCGGAGTGGGCCGGCCTGGACCTGGTCGACGCCGGCCTGCTCACCACCCCTGCCACCGGAAGGAACGGTTGA
- a CDS encoding carbohydrate ABC transporter permease — protein MALTTAPGRTGRSGSARPHANRRRVGRDRHAEGLAGYVFLSPWLIGLMGVTAIPMLLSLWLSFTDYDILTPLSEVRWVGLANYERMFTADPSYWHAVRVTLTFAVVAVPLKLAAALGVALLLNKAWRGVGLFRALFYLPSLLGGSVALAIVWVNMFNRDGAFNSFLALFGIEGLPWVSDPDWALQTLMVLAIWQFGAPMVIFLAGLKQVPTELYEAASVDGASRWSQFWHVTLPMLSPVIFFNLVLETINGFQGFTAAFVLSNGTGGPVDSTLMYTLKLYISGFTDLEMGYASAMAWVFLIAIGLITAIFFSTGRFWVHYSDGEK, from the coding sequence GTGGCCCTCACCACGGCCCCCGGCCGGACCGGACGCTCCGGTTCCGCCCGCCCCCACGCCAACCGGCGTCGGGTCGGGCGGGACCGGCACGCCGAAGGACTGGCGGGCTACGTATTCCTCTCGCCCTGGCTCATCGGACTGATGGGCGTCACGGCGATCCCGATGCTGCTCTCGCTCTGGCTGAGCTTCACCGACTACGACATCCTCACCCCGCTGTCCGAGGTGCGGTGGGTCGGGCTTGCCAACTACGAGCGGATGTTCACCGCCGACCCGTCGTACTGGCACGCGGTCCGGGTCACGTTGACCTTCGCCGTGGTGGCGGTGCCGCTGAAGCTGGCCGCCGCGCTCGGCGTGGCGTTGCTGCTCAACAAGGCGTGGCGCGGGGTGGGGCTGTTCCGGGCGCTGTTCTACCTGCCGTCGCTGCTCGGCGGCAGCGTCGCGCTGGCCATCGTCTGGGTCAACATGTTCAACCGGGACGGCGCGTTCAACTCGTTCCTCGCGCTGTTCGGCATCGAGGGGCTGCCCTGGGTCAGCGACCCGGACTGGGCCCTGCAGACCCTGATGGTGCTGGCCATCTGGCAGTTCGGCGCGCCCATGGTGATCTTCCTGGCCGGCTTGAAGCAGGTGCCCACCGAGCTGTACGAGGCCGCTTCCGTCGACGGCGCCAGCCGGTGGTCGCAGTTCTGGCACGTCACCCTGCCGATGCTCTCCCCGGTCATCTTCTTCAACCTGGTGCTGGAGACCATCAACGGTTTCCAGGGCTTCACCGCCGCCTTCGTGCTCAGCAACGGCACCGGCGGACCGGTCGACTCGACCCTGATGTACACCCTGAAGCTCTACATCTCCGGCTTCACCGACCTGGAGATGGGCTACGCCTCCGCGATGGCCTGGGTGTTCCTGATCGCGATCGGCCTGATCACCGCGATCTTCTTCAGCACCGGGCGGTTCTGGGTGCACTACTCCGACGGGGAGAAGTGA
- a CDS encoding ABC transporter substrate-binding protein, producing MHPATSPTAGTPAEPHHRTPAPRRRFLRGLVATAVAVPLMFGAAACGDDDSAGDGGQVKLSVFWWGGEARAKLTEDALALYTKKHPNVTFEKTWQANQGYFDKLATLTAGGNPPDLFQIDDNYLAEYAGRSTVLDLKSYQDSGKLDVSKFPKSLLEYGVVDGKLAGVASGENTQGLVYNKTLLTKNGLPEPTTGQSWEEHIAWAEQVARKTKIPGTQDPSADYKAFWVWLRQQGKDLYDGKDLGFTAEDVTKWFELWKGARDRGATPTPDVIHEGNASDVTKQLVVTGKAATSWVWVNQMPDLKKNTKDELGVVAYPGDPSAQWARASMYWSVFKSSKHRDTAVDVISFLANDPEAVALLGTDRGLPSNMDLRATVSETVTDPAMKQSIQVESELAQKFGQSPQVPIKGHSKVKSELVKAAENVQYKRASPAQAAEQFVTACKSAIA from the coding sequence ATGCACCCCGCAACGTCCCCCACCGCCGGCACGCCGGCCGAACCGCACCACCGTACCCCCGCACCGCGCCGTCGATTCCTGCGCGGCCTGGTCGCCACCGCCGTCGCCGTACCGCTGATGTTCGGCGCGGCGGCCTGCGGCGACGACGACTCCGCCGGTGACGGCGGCCAGGTCAAGCTCTCGGTCTTCTGGTGGGGCGGTGAGGCGCGGGCCAAGCTCACCGAGGACGCCCTCGCCCTCTACACCAAGAAGCACCCGAACGTGACGTTCGAGAAGACCTGGCAGGCCAACCAGGGCTACTTCGACAAGCTGGCCACCCTCACCGCCGGCGGCAACCCGCCGGACCTGTTCCAGATCGACGACAACTACCTGGCCGAGTACGCCGGCCGCAGCACCGTGCTCGACCTCAAGAGCTACCAGGACTCCGGCAAGCTCGACGTGTCCAAGTTCCCCAAGAGCCTGCTGGAGTACGGCGTCGTCGACGGCAAGCTGGCCGGGGTCGCCTCCGGCGAGAACACCCAGGGCCTGGTCTACAACAAGACCCTGCTGACCAAGAACGGCCTTCCGGAGCCGACCACCGGCCAGAGCTGGGAGGAGCACATCGCCTGGGCCGAGCAGGTGGCCCGCAAGACCAAGATCCCGGGCACCCAGGACCCGAGCGCCGACTACAAGGCGTTCTGGGTCTGGCTGCGCCAGCAGGGCAAGGACCTCTACGACGGCAAGGACCTGGGCTTCACCGCCGAGGACGTGACGAAGTGGTTCGAGCTGTGGAAGGGCGCCCGGGACCGGGGCGCCACCCCCACCCCCGACGTGATCCACGAGGGCAACGCCAGCGACGTGACCAAGCAGCTCGTGGTCACCGGCAAGGCCGCGACCTCCTGGGTCTGGGTCAACCAGATGCCGGACCTGAAGAAGAACACCAAGGACGAGCTCGGCGTCGTGGCGTACCCGGGTGACCCGAGCGCGCAGTGGGCGCGGGCCTCGATGTACTGGTCGGTGTTCAAGAGCAGCAAGCACCGCGACACCGCCGTCGACGTGATCAGCTTCCTGGCCAACGACCCGGAGGCGGTGGCGCTGCTCGGCACCGACCGGGGCCTGCCGTCGAACATGGACCTGCGGGCCACGGTCAGCGAGACGGTGACCGACCCGGCGATGAAGCAGTCCATCCAGGTCGAGTCCGAGTTGGCACAGAAGTTCGGCCAGTCGCCGCAGGTGCCGATCAAGGGACACAGCAAGGTCAAGTCCGAGCTGGTCAAGGCCGCCGAGAACGTCCAGTACAAGCGGGCCAGCCCGGCCCAGGCGGCGGAGCAGTTCGTCACCGCCTGCAAGTCCGCGATCGCCTGA
- a CDS encoding LacI family DNA-binding transcriptional regulator, which translates to MATLADVARRAGVSPATASRVINGSSKPVAEELRERVLRAVADLRYVPNAHAQLLARPQRSVVGVVVHDVSDPYFAELTRGLQRVATDHGRLVIICNSYRDPERELEYVEMLRAQQVAAIVLAGSGYHDATFTARLAEKLAAYEATGGRVAVVGRHEHPGDAVMPANTDGGRLLGEELLRQGHTRIGVVAGPQVLTTITDRLDGLRAALADGGHPLPEERIRYADFDRDGGARAAGELLDAVPGLTALVALNDSMAVGALTLLRARDVPVPGRVSVVGFDDMPVAADVTPALTTVRLPLVELGARAMTLALGPAADRSRVEVLPATLVVRDSLGPAPA; encoded by the coding sequence ATGGCGACGCTGGCCGATGTCGCCCGCCGCGCCGGGGTCTCCCCCGCCACCGCCTCCCGGGTGATCAACGGCAGCAGCAAACCGGTCGCCGAGGAGCTGCGCGAGCGGGTGCTGCGAGCCGTCGCCGACCTGCGGTACGTGCCGAACGCGCACGCCCAGCTGCTGGCCAGGCCGCAGCGCAGCGTGGTCGGCGTGGTGGTGCACGACGTCTCCGACCCGTACTTCGCCGAGCTGACCCGGGGGCTGCAACGGGTCGCCACCGACCACGGCCGGCTGGTCATCATCTGCAACAGCTACCGCGACCCGGAACGCGAGCTGGAGTACGTGGAGATGCTGCGCGCCCAGCAGGTCGCCGCGATCGTGCTGGCCGGGTCCGGCTACCACGACGCCACCTTCACCGCCCGGCTCGCCGAGAAGCTGGCCGCCTACGAGGCGACCGGCGGCCGGGTGGCGGTGGTCGGCCGGCACGAGCACCCCGGCGACGCGGTGATGCCGGCCAACACCGACGGCGGCCGGTTGCTCGGCGAGGAGCTGCTGCGCCAGGGGCACACCCGGATCGGGGTGGTCGCCGGCCCGCAGGTGCTGACCACCATCACCGACCGGCTCGACGGGCTGCGCGCCGCGCTCGCCGACGGCGGCCACCCGCTGCCCGAAGAGCGGATCCGGTACGCCGACTTCGACCGCGACGGTGGCGCCCGCGCCGCCGGTGAACTGCTCGACGCCGTCCCCGGACTGACCGCCCTGGTGGCGTTGAACGACTCGATGGCCGTCGGCGCGTTGACCCTGCTGCGTGCCCGCGACGTGCCGGTCCCCGGGCGGGTGTCGGTCGTGGGCTTCGACGACATGCCGGTCGCCGCCGACGTCACCCCGGCACTGACCACCGTCCGGCTGCCGCTTGTGGAGCTGGGTGCACGGGCGATGACCCTGGCCCTGGGCCCGGCCGCCGACCGCTCCCGGGTCGAGGTGCTGCCGGCCACCCTGGTCGTCCGGGACAGCCTCGGCCCCGCCCCGGCCTGA